A genomic region of Cyprinus carpio isolate SPL01 chromosome B11, ASM1834038v1, whole genome shotgun sequence contains the following coding sequences:
- the LOC109098947 gene encoding GTP-binding protein REM 1-like: MTLNTQKEGKEPLRRRASTPIPSSRQGGKGVRDPSADPYHPPLAQSASYHPGDKSFHSRASWSSDSESDSSGAECLYRVVLLGDHGVGKSSLANIFAGIQEKDAHKHIEEDTYERTLAVDGEETTLVVMDTWETEKQEEDEKWVQDYCMQVGSAYIIVYSITDRSSFESASELRIQLRRIRQAENIPIILVGNKSDLVRSREVAVEEGRACAVVFDCKFIETSASLHHNVHELFEGIVRQIRLRRDSKEINEHRRSIYKRKESITKKARRFLDRLVAKNNKKMALKVRSKSCHDLAVL, from the exons ATGACACTCAACACACAGAAAGAGGGAAAGGAACCACTGAGGAGAAGAGCGAGTACTCCCATCCCCTCCTCTCGTCAAGGAGGCAAGGGAGTAAGAGACCCCTCCGCTGACCCCTATCACCCTCCGCTCGCCCAATCAGCCTCGTACCACCCCGGAGACAAGAGCTTCCACTCACGGGCCAGCTGGTCTTCAGACTCAGAGTCAGACAGCTCTGGAGCTGAGTGTCTTTATCGAGTGGTTTTGTTGGGGGATCACGGCGTGGGAAAGTCAAGCCTTGCAAACATTTTTGCTGGAATACAAGAGAAGGATGCCCACAAACACATTGAAG AGGATACATATGAGAGAACCCTCGCGGTCGATGGGGAGGAGACGACCCTAGTTGTGATGGACACATGGGAAACAGAAAAACAG GAGGAAGATGAGAAGTGGGTGCAGGATTACTGCATGCAGGTGGGCAGTGCTTACATCATCGTTTACTCCATCACGGACCGCAGCAGCTTTGAGAGTGCATCGGAGTTACGAATCCAGCTGCGACGCATCCGGCAGGCTGAAAACATTCCCATCATCCTTGTGGGCAACAAAAGTGACTTAGTGCGATCTCGAGAGGTGGCAGTGGAAG AGGGTCGGGCTTGTGCGGTGGTATTTGACTGCAAGTTCATAGAAACCTCTGCCTCTCTCCACCACAACGTTCACGAGCTCTTCGAGGGCATTGTGAGGCAGATCCGACTGCGGCGAGACAGCAAAGAGATCAATGAGCACCGGCGCTCCATCTACAAGCGAAAAGAGAGCATCACCAAGAAAGCCAGACGCTTCCTAGATCGACTTGTAGCCAAGAACAACAAGAAGATGGCCCTGAAAGTGCGCTCCAAGTCCTGTCATGACCTTGCAGTGCTGTGA
- the LOC109098705 gene encoding uncharacterized protein C20orf96-like — MVNLERRQCEKEQVLSAVVEKHASHFPSIVKLMASQNDTMREEIHKQKRLVMEMERKNEELRKCIRELQLSRPKNLRREIFPDVFLKSDKCTPDMDVHLNVPQVDLLPV; from the exons atggtcAATTTGGAGAGACGTCAATGCGAAAAAGAACAAGTGCTGTCTGCTGTTGTTGAG AAACATGCTTCCCACTTCCCTTCCATTGTCAAACTGATGGCCTCACAGAACGATACAATGAGGGAAGAGATTCATAAACAGAAAAGG TTGGTAATGGAGATGGAGCGAAAGAATGAAGAGCTAAGGAAGTGTATTCGAGAACTGCAACTATCAAGACCGAAAAACCTCAGGAGAGAGATCTTTCCAGATGTTTTTCTGAAATCAGACAA gTGCACTCCAGATATGGACGTCCATCTCAATGTACCCCAAGTGGATTTGCTCCCTGTGTAG
- the pnp4a gene encoding purine nucleoside phosphorylase 4a, whose protein sequence is MHSKDQICHEDYQRTADWLLSQTQHRPKVAIICGSGLGMLADALKCQDSFKYSDIPGFPQSTVKGHAGRLVFGELKGKTCVCMQGRFHMYEGHSLSKVTFPVRVFKLLGVETLIVTNAAGSLADSYNCGDIMIIRDHINFPGLAGLNPLNGPNDDKFGPRFPPMSGVYDKSLRKMAFDICKSMGVSQYVQEGVYCMVGGPNFESIAEARLLHKLGVDAVGMSTAPEVLVASHCGMRVFGLSLITNKVVKSYEDNESVNHEAVLEVSKMRSETLQALVTELISRMDINNNTA, encoded by the exons ATGCATAGTAAAGATCAAATCTG CCATGAGGACTATCAGAGAACTGCAGACTGGCTGCTGTCCCAGACACAACACAGACCAAAAGTAGCCATCATCTGCGGTTCCGGACTGGGAATGCTGGCAGATGCACTCAAATGCCAAGACTCTTTCAAATACTCTGACATCCCTGGCTTTCCTCAGAGCACAG TGAAGGGTCATGCTGGAAGGCTGGTTTTTGGAGAGCTCAAAGGGAAGACCTGCGTGTGCATGCAGGGCCGATTCCACATGTATGAGGGACACTCACTAAGCAAG GTCACTTTTCCAGTAAGAGTGTTCAAGCTGCTGGGTGTCGAAACCTTGATTGTCACTAATGCTGCAGGGTCATTAGCGGACAGTTATAACTGTGGTGATATTATGATCATACGTGACCACATTAACTTCCCTGGACTTGCTGGACTGAACCCGCTCAATGGCCCTAATGATGATAA GTTTGGTCCTCGATTTCCACCCATGTCTGGGGTTTATGACAAAAGCCTACGGAAGATGGCGTTTGACATCTGTAAGAGCATGGGCGTCTCCCAGTATGTCCAAGAAGGCGTCTACTGCATGGTGGGAGGACCCAACTTTGAGAGCATAGCTGAGGCCCGCCTCCTGCACAAACTGGGAGTGGATGCAGTTG GAATGAGTACTGCACCAGAAGTGTTGGTCGCCAGTCATTGTGGCATGAGGGTCTTCGGTCTCTCCCTCATCACTAACAAAGTGGTGAAAAGCTATGAGGATAATGAGTCTGTCAATCATGAAGCTGTGCTGGAAGTGAGCAAAATGCGTTCGGAGACGCTGCAGGCGCTCGTCACAGAGCTCATCAGCCGCATGGACATAAACAACAACACGGCGTGA